One genomic window of Campylobacter curvus includes the following:
- a CDS encoding cation diffusion facilitator family transporter yields the protein MSEQDHDERTLNECGDHIQSEHAQGEYNCNECVPNEHAHEKLCCNKHDTEKHVHKEKGGNKHDHEAHNHDTHAHSHAANKTTLRNSFLIIFGFMLVEIAGGLATNSLALLSDAGHMFSDAAALALSLFAFKFGEKKGTLQNTFGYKRVEILAAAINGIALIAIAILVVIEAIRRLQNPPEVASLGMLVISAVGLAVNIVVALYMARGADTKENVNMRGAYLHVLGDALGSVGAIVAAILIMSFGWGWADAVASVLVSLLIAKSGYGVLKATFHILMEGAPANVDTSEILAAIGGTTGVRSTHDLHVWSITSGVNALSAHVVIEGDMSVSAAQEVTHEIERKLAHLGIAHVTIQIETGAHGHADELICEIKGGEAGHLGHSH from the coding sequence ATGTCAGAACAAGACCACGACGAGCGCACGCTGAATGAGTGCGGCGACCATATCCAAAGCGAACACGCACAGGGCGAATACAACTGCAACGAATGCGTCCCGAACGAGCACGCACACGAAAAACTCTGCTGCAATAAACACGACACCGAAAAACACGTGCATAAGGAGAAAGGCGGAAACAAACATGATCACGAAGCGCACAACCACGACACACACGCTCACTCGCATGCGGCGAACAAAACCACGTTGCGAAATTCGTTTTTAATCATCTTTGGCTTCATGCTCGTTGAGATCGCGGGCGGGCTGGCTACAAACTCCCTCGCGCTGCTATCAGACGCAGGGCATATGTTTTCAGACGCCGCCGCCCTCGCGCTTTCGCTGTTTGCATTTAAATTTGGCGAGAAAAAGGGCACGTTGCAAAACACATTTGGCTACAAGCGCGTGGAAATTTTAGCCGCGGCGATAAACGGCATCGCGCTCATTGCCATCGCCATTCTCGTCGTCATCGAAGCGATCCGTCGCCTGCAAAACCCGCCCGAAGTGGCAAGCTTAGGCATGCTGGTTATCAGCGCGGTGGGGCTTGCAGTAAATATCGTCGTCGCGCTTTATATGGCGCGCGGGGCGGACACGAAAGAAAACGTGAATATGCGGGGCGCGTATCTGCACGTGCTGGGCGACGCTCTGGGCTCTGTGGGTGCGATCGTGGCGGCGATACTCATCATGAGCTTTGGCTGGGGCTGGGCGGACGCTGTGGCTAGCGTGCTCGTGTCGCTACTCATCGCAAAGAGCGGATACGGCGTGCTAAAAGCCACCTTTCACATCCTAATGGAGGGCGCGCCCGCAAACGTCGATACGAGCGAAATTTTAGCGGCTATTGGCGGGACGACGGGCGTTAGATCCACGCACGATCTGCACGTTTGGAGCATCACAAGCGGCGTAAATGCGCTCTCGGCGCACGTCGTGATAGAGGGTGACATGAGCGTGAGCGCGGCGCAAGAGGTGACGCACGAGATAGAGCGCAAGCTAGCGCACCTTGGCATCGCTCACGTCACGATACAGATCGAAACCGGAGCGCACGGACACGCCGACGAGCTCATCTGCGAGATAAAAGGCGGCGAAGCGGGACATTTGGGGCATAGTCATTAA
- a CDS encoding ABC transporter six-transmembrane domain-containing protein produces MAKENAKKLIFTFSLVLAENALFLMYPIFAGFAINSLIAGERVKALVYALVVLFMWFVGAVRQRIDTQVFTSIYAKIAVNVILNEKQNQKDDSAIIARVALSREFVNFFESHFPMFFTTVVSIIGSAFMLLFIELKVAFACVLVMVVFALVLPRYVRRNDYLYLRLNDRLEKEAAAINLGKFSTLKRHYDIVSRLRVAISNREAMSYFIIGVSAAFLTIDIGGKDSAGHIYSVVTYLCSFAISLDDSPRLIEEFSNLKDIGKRINAANKE; encoded by the coding sequence ATCGCCAAAGAAAACGCCAAAAAGCTCATTTTCACGTTTAGCCTCGTGCTGGCTGAAAACGCGCTGTTTCTGATGTATCCGATATTTGCGGGCTTTGCGATAAATTCGCTAATCGCCGGCGAGCGCGTAAAAGCCCTCGTCTATGCTCTTGTGGTACTTTTCATGTGGTTTGTCGGCGCGGTGAGGCAGCGCATCGATACGCAGGTCTTTACGAGCATCTACGCCAAGATCGCCGTAAATGTCATCCTAAACGAGAAGCAAAATCAAAAAGATGACTCCGCCATCATCGCTCGCGTCGCACTTTCGCGTGAATTTGTAAATTTTTTCGAGTCGCATTTTCCGATGTTTTTCACGACGGTCGTCTCGATCATCGGCTCGGCGTTTATGTTGCTTTTCATCGAGCTAAAAGTCGCGTTCGCGTGCGTCCTCGTGATGGTCGTTTTCGCACTCGTGCTGCCTAGATACGTTCGCCGCAACGACTACCTTTACCTTCGCTTAAACGACCGCCTCGAAAAGGAAGCCGCCGCCATAAATTTAGGTAAATTTAGCACGCTAAAACGCCACTACGACATCGTTTCACGCCTGCGCGTAGCGATCTCAAACCGCGAGGCGATGAGCTACTTTATCATCGGCGTCTCGGCGGCGTTTTTGACGATAGATATAGGCGGCAAGGACAGCGCGGGGCACATCTACTCGGTAGTCACGTATCTGTGTAGCTTCGCGATAAGTCTGGACGACTCGCCGCGCCTCATTGAAGAGTTTTCAAATTTAAAAGATATCGGCAAACGCATAAATGCGGCGAACAAGGAGTAA
- a CDS encoding DUF364 domain-containing protein, translating into MSEILEQTLGQIYEILGSEIENLSVERVVFGLFFTGVKLNNGVAGVSYTPLKSLGSAVCCPSQADKMPLSGRLVGKNVKYFLQDIHSDKSLKKTLAIAVINALSQTCLQKNPNLHELEFDADPFDKLDIKADSFSVIVGALVPYIKFMMKNGRDFRILELDKSVLKPDELKFYLPAQAAVEVVPKADNLIITGTTLINDTLENLLAMKKADANVVVVGPTVSMLPKAMFDRGVSYAGGVYVRDAGALLDIIAEAGSGYHFFGKFANKITISAKRS; encoded by the coding sequence ATGAGTGAAATTTTAGAGCAAACGCTAGGGCAAATTTATGAAATTTTAGGCAGCGAGATAGAAAATTTAAGCGTGGAACGCGTGGTATTTGGGCTATTTTTTACTGGCGTGAAGCTAAATAACGGCGTCGCAGGCGTGAGCTACACTCCGCTAAAATCTCTTGGCTCGGCCGTGTGCTGCCCCTCTCAGGCTGATAAGATGCCGCTTTCTGGCAGGCTCGTGGGCAAAAATGTGAAATATTTTTTACAAGACATCCACAGCGACAAATCCCTAAAAAAGACGCTCGCCATAGCCGTCATAAACGCACTCTCGCAAACCTGCCTGCAAAAAAATCCAAATCTACACGAGCTCGAATTTGACGCTGATCCTTTCGATAAGCTCGACATCAAGGCGGACTCTTTTAGCGTGATCGTGGGCGCGCTCGTGCCATACATAAAATTTATGATGAAAAACGGTAGGGATTTTAGGATATTGGAGCTTGATAAGAGCGTTTTAAAGCCTGACGAGCTTAAATTTTACCTACCGGCGCAGGCTGCCGTCGAGGTCGTGCCAAAGGCTGATAATCTCATAATCACGGGCACGACGCTTATAAATGACACGCTTGAAAATTTGCTCGCGATGAAAAAGGCGGACGCAAACGTCGTGGTCGTAGGGCCGACCGTGTCGATGCTGCCAAAGGCGATGTTTGATAGGGGTGTGAGCTACGCGGGCGGCGTTTATGTGAGGGACGCGGGCGCGCTGCTTGACATCATCGCTGAGGCTGGCTCGGGGTATCATTTTTTCGGCAAATTTGCAAATAAAATCACGATAAGCGCGAAACGGAGCTAA
- a CDS encoding ComF family protein, whose product MRCAFCGAFSIATFCKICSKILSDPVIRCREVGEFKIYSFYDYSEIKNLIHSKHQMHGLFVYKNLANFSIAKFSRNFKFDSPINIVPIDDKITHGYSHTAILARAAKSKTLRPIYRALQAGSNVSYSGKDLKFRQSHPRDFKILKRPKFPVILVDDIVTTGTTILEAKATLENSGIDVLCAIVLADARY is encoded by the coding sequence ATGCGATGCGCATTTTGCGGCGCATTTAGTATCGCTACGTTTTGTAAAATTTGCTCTAAAATTTTATCCGACCCCGTTATCCGCTGTCGTGAGGTCGGCGAGTTTAAAATTTACAGCTTCTATGACTACTCGGAGATCAAAAATTTGATCCACTCCAAGCATCAAATGCACGGGCTTTTCGTCTATAAAAACCTCGCGAATTTCAGCATTGCTAAATTTAGCCGAAATTTTAAATTTGACTCGCCTATAAACATCGTGCCTATCGACGATAAGATAACACATGGCTACTCTCACACCGCGATCTTGGCACGTGCGGCAAAGAGCAAAACTCTACGCCCGATATACCGAGCCTTGCAAGCTGGCTCAAACGTCAGTTACAGCGGAAAAGATCTGAAATTTCGTCAAAGTCATCCTAGGGATTTTAAAATTTTAAAGCGTCCTAAATTTCCCGTTATTTTGGTCGATGATATCGTAACTACGGGCACGACGATACTTGAAGCCAAAGCCACGCTGGAAAATTCAGGTATAGATGTGCTTTGCGCGATAGTTTTGGCGGATGCCAGATATTAA
- a CDS encoding YajG family lipoprotein → MKNLKFLAIFGLFAFILVGCAPSQSVVALDPYKATSAGANKNGLEVYISNVHDNRKNKSTVATITDGKGSVKEYVMLQNDLAGWFKEALTTQLVSNGVNVGSMGGLVVEVFINEFDANMSGYKSDNTRGNIKITLKITKGDQNIVKNISNNQTKFELIRTGSAFKPFLKDMIDDAVKRTAAAIINS, encoded by the coding sequence ATGAAAAATTTAAAATTTTTAGCGATTTTTGGGCTTTTTGCATTTATCTTGGTAGGCTGCGCGCCTTCTCAAAGCGTGGTAGCGCTGGATCCTTATAAGGCGACTTCGGCTGGGGCAAACAAAAACGGCCTTGAGGTCTATATCTCAAACGTTCATGACAACCGCAAAAATAAAAGCACCGTAGCTACGATAACCGACGGCAAGGGCAGCGTAAAAGAGTATGTCATGTTACAAAACGACCTTGCCGGCTGGTTTAAAGAGGCGCTCACGACGCAACTAGTCTCAAACGGCGTAAATGTCGGCTCTATGGGCGGGCTAGTGGTCGAAGTTTTCATAAACGAATTTGACGCGAATATGAGTGGATACAAAAGCGACAACACCCGCGGCAACATCAAGATCACGCTAAAGATCACCAAGGGCGATCAAAATATCGTGAAAAACATATCAAACAATCAAACGAAATTTGAGCTCATCCGCACGGGCAGCGCCTTTAAACCGTTTCTTAAAGACATGATAGACGACGCCGTCAAACGCACGGCCGCAGCGATAATAAACAGCTGA
- a CDS encoding NAD(P)-dependent oxidoreductase — protein MKVAIIGANGKAGGFILNEALSRGYDVTAIVRNKAYKNDKVKILYKDIMSLKKADLAGFDAVISAFGSFNGEEHTRVLTHLADMLSGSDTRLLVVGGAGSLYTDASHTMRLFETPDFPSKYKPTATAMAKAFDALRKRSDVKWTYFSPAAEFDPSLPKSGKYTLGGEEFILNRKGESVIGYADYAVAMIDELENAKFVQKRFTAVGERA, from the coding sequence ATGAAAGTAGCGATCATCGGTGCAAACGGCAAGGCTGGCGGATTTATCCTAAACGAGGCGCTTAGTAGAGGATACGACGTCACGGCTATCGTACGAAACAAAGCCTACAAAAACGACAAGGTTAAAATTTTATACAAAGACATAATGAGTCTAAAAAAAGCCGATCTGGCGGGCTTTGATGCGGTTATCAGCGCGTTTGGCTCGTTTAACGGCGAGGAACATACAAGGGTTTTGACACACCTCGCCGATATGTTAAGCGGTAGTGACACCCGCTTGCTCGTAGTAGGCGGTGCGGGCAGCCTATACACGGACGCTTCGCACACTATGAGACTGTTTGAGACGCCTGATTTTCCAAGCAAATACAAACCGACTGCGACTGCGATGGCAAAGGCGTTTGACGCCCTAAGAAAGCGAAGCGACGTGAAATGGACGTATTTCTCCCCTGCGGCGGAATTTGACCCGAGCCTGCCAAAGAGCGGCAAATACACGCTTGGTGGCGAGGAATTTATCCTAAATCGTAAAGGCGAGAGCGTGATCGGCTACGCAGATTACGCCGTAGCGATGATAGACGAGCTAGAAAACGCAAAATTCGTGCAAAAGCGCTTCACCGCTGTGGGTGAGAGGGCGTAA
- the lepA gene encoding translation elongation factor 4, giving the protein MKNIRNFSIIAHIDHGKSTLADRLIQECGAVSSREMSSQIMDTMDIEKERGITIKAQSVRLNYTLDGQNFVLNLIDTPGHVDFSYEVSRSLASCEGALLVVDASQGVEAQTIANVYIALENNLEIIPVINKIDLPAADPQRVKDEIEHVIGLDCSGAIEVSAKTGAGINELLEAIVRRVPAPDANDTLPTKALIYDSWFDNYLGALALVRIYDGEIKKNDEVLVMGTNKKHIVLDLMYPHPIAPIKTARIAAGEVGIIVLGLKNVSDVQVGDTITLAKNPTKEPVGGFERAKPFVFAGIYPIETDKFEDLRDALDKLKLNDSSISYEPETSIALGFGFRVGFLGLLHMEVIKERLEREFDLDLIATAPTVTYEVVQTDGQILRIQNPSQLPAVNKIEMIKEPYVRSTIITPTEFLGNIITLLNNRRGVQTKMDYITPERVLLEYDIPMNEIVMDFYDKLKSSTKGYASFDYEPSDYREGDLVKLDIKVAGETVDALSIIVPESKAQSKGRDFVKAMKEIVPRQLFEVAIQASIGNKIIARETVKSMGKNVTAKCYGGDITRKRKLLEKQKEGKKRMKAIGKVNLPQEAFLSVLKID; this is encoded by the coding sequence ATGAAAAACATCAGAAATTTTAGTATCATCGCTCACATCGACCATGGCAAATCCACTCTGGCTGATCGTCTCATCCAAGAGTGCGGCGCAGTCAGCAGCCGCGAGATGAGCTCGCAGATCATGGATACGATGGATATAGAAAAGGAGCGCGGTATCACGATAAAAGCCCAAAGCGTGCGGCTAAACTACACCCTTGACGGGCAAAATTTCGTCCTAAATTTGATCGACACTCCGGGGCATGTGGATTTTAGCTATGAGGTCAGCCGAAGCCTAGCTAGCTGCGAGGGCGCGCTGCTCGTAGTCGATGCGAGCCAAGGCGTCGAGGCGCAAACGATCGCAAACGTCTATATCGCGCTTGAAAACAACCTAGAAATCATCCCCGTCATCAATAAAATCGACCTTCCAGCCGCAGACCCACAGCGCGTAAAAGACGAGATAGAGCACGTCATCGGGCTTGATTGTAGCGGCGCGATCGAGGTCAGCGCGAAAACGGGCGCAGGCATAAACGAGCTGCTTGAAGCCATCGTTAGGCGCGTGCCAGCCCCTGACGCGAACGACACCCTGCCGACGAAGGCGCTCATTTACGACAGCTGGTTTGACAACTACCTTGGCGCACTCGCTCTCGTGAGAATTTACGACGGCGAGATAAAGAAAAACGACGAAGTGCTCGTCATGGGCACAAACAAAAAACACATCGTGCTAGACCTCATGTATCCTCATCCTATCGCGCCGATAAAGACCGCGCGTATCGCTGCTGGCGAAGTGGGCATAATCGTGCTGGGGCTAAAAAACGTGAGCGACGTGCAGGTTGGCGACACGATCACGCTGGCTAAAAATCCGACAAAAGAGCCTGTGGGCGGGTTTGAGCGGGCAAAGCCGTTTGTATTTGCAGGCATTTATCCGATCGAAACGGATAAATTTGAAGACCTACGCGACGCACTGGATAAACTAAAACTAAACGACAGCTCCATTAGCTATGAGCCAGAGACCTCGATCGCACTGGGATTTGGCTTTCGCGTGGGCTTTTTGGGCTTGCTTCACATGGAGGTCATCAAGGAGCGTTTGGAGCGCGAATTTGACCTTGATCTCATCGCCACAGCCCCGACCGTGACCTACGAGGTCGTGCAAACGGACGGGCAAATTTTACGTATCCAAAACCCAAGCCAGCTGCCTGCGGTCAATAAAATCGAAATGATAAAAGAGCCCTACGTGCGCTCGACCATCATCACGCCGACCGAGTTTTTAGGCAACATCATCACGCTTTTAAACAACCGCCGCGGCGTACAGACAAAGATGGACTACATCACGCCCGAGCGCGTCCTGCTCGAATACGACATCCCGATGAACGAGATCGTCATGGACTTTTACGACAAACTAAAAAGCTCGACGAAGGGCTACGCGAGTTTTGACTATGAGCCAAGCGACTACCGCGAAGGGGATCTTGTCAAGCTCGACATCAAGGTCGCCGGCGAGACCGTCGATGCGCTCTCGATCATCGTGCCAGAAAGCAAGGCACAAAGTAAGGGGCGAGACTTTGTCAAGGCGATGAAAGAGATCGTGCCGCGCCAGCTCTTTGAAGTGGCGATACAAGCGAGCATAGGCAATAAAATCATCGCCCGCGAGACCGTCAAGTCGATGGGTAAAAACGTCACGGCAAAATGCTACGGCGGCGACATCACGCGCAAACGCAAGCTACTTGAAAAGCAAAAAGAGGGCAAGAAGCGTATGAAAGCCATCGGCAAGGTAAATTTACCGCAAGAGGCTTTTTTGAGCGTATTAAAGATCGATTAA
- a CDS encoding 2-hydroxymuconate tautomerase family protein codes for MPFVNIRITKENGEPTREQKERLIDGVTQLLVDVLGKNKASTVVIIDEIDTDNYGLGGKTITNVRKLAKEQKELKC; via the coding sequence ATGCCATTTGTAAATATAAGGATCACTAAAGAAAACGGCGAGCCTACGCGTGAGCAAAAGGAGCGCTTGATAGATGGCGTGACGCAGTTGCTTGTCGATGTGCTTGGTAAAAACAAGGCCAGCACGGTCGTCATCATCGATGAGATAGATACCGATAACTACGGGCTTGGCGGCAAGACGATAACAAATGTGAGAAAGCTAGCCAAAGAGCAAAAGGAGCTTAAATGCTAA